From the Leptotrichia sp. oral taxon 221 genome, one window contains:
- a CDS encoding acetate/propionate family kinase: MKVLVINSGSSSLKFELIDMTNEKSIAKGLCERIGISNPIFTYKNLVKGVVVKDRPEPMENHKIAIDVVLKQLQDPENGVIRNVDEIDAIGHRVVHGGEYYDDSVLVNDEVLKNLEELSALAPLHNPANVMGIKVMRELLPGKKNVAVFDTAFHQTMEPKAFMYALPYEDYTELKVRKYGFHGTSHKYVSEVAREMLGKEDSKIIVCHLGNGASISAVQNGKVVDTSMGLTPLAGVMMGTRTGDVDPAAAFYVMEKRGLDLKGIDTRMNKQSGIKGIFGPSSDFRDLASEMEKGNERAILAYDMFCYKIKSYIGAYVAAMNGIDAIAFTGGIGENAFYVRRDICNDLTFLGIKLDDEKAGEWLPGNVEITTKDSKVKVYKIETAEELVIARDTYRLTK, translated from the coding sequence ATGAAAGTATTAGTTATAAACAGTGGAAGTTCATCTTTAAAATTTGAGTTAATAGATATGACAAATGAAAAATCAATTGCAAAAGGGTTGTGTGAAAGAATTGGAATTTCAAATCCGATTTTCACTTACAAAAATTTGGTGAAAGGTGTTGTTGTAAAAGATAGACCTGAACCTATGGAAAATCATAAAATTGCGATTGATGTTGTGTTGAAACAATTGCAAGATCCTGAAAATGGAGTTATAAGAAATGTTGATGAAATTGATGCGATTGGACATAGAGTGGTTCATGGTGGAGAATATTATGACGATTCTGTTTTGGTAAACGATGAAGTTTTGAAAAATTTAGAGGAATTATCAGCATTGGCACCACTTCACAATCCAGCAAATGTTATGGGAATAAAAGTTATGCGTGAATTGTTACCAGGTAAAAAGAATGTTGCTGTATTCGATACTGCATTCCATCAAACAATGGAGCCAAAAGCATTTATGTATGCGTTACCGTATGAAGATTACACTGAATTGAAAGTTAGAAAATACGGATTCCACGGTACTTCTCACAAATATGTAAGTGAAGTTGCAAGGGAAATGTTAGGAAAAGAAGATTCAAAAATAATTGTTTGTCATTTAGGAAATGGAGCGAGTATTTCGGCTGTGCAAAATGGTAAAGTTGTAGATACTTCAATGGGATTAACACCGTTGGCAGGAGTTATGATGGGAACTAGAACGGGAGATGTTGATCCAGCCGCAGCATTTTATGTAATGGAAAAAAGAGGACTTGATTTAAAGGGAATCGATACGAGAATGAACAAACAATCAGGAATTAAAGGAATTTTTGGACCAAGTTCTGATTTTAGAGATTTAGCGTCTGAAATGGAAAAAGGAAATGAAAGAGCAATATTAGCATATGATATGTTCTGTTACAAAATAAAATCTTACATTGGAGCGTATGTAGCAGCTATGAATGGTATAGATGCTATTGCCTTCACAGGTGGAATCGGAGAAAATGCATTTTATGTAAGAAGAGATATTTGTAATGATTTAACATTTTTAGGAATCAAATTAGATGATGAAAAAGCTGGAGAATGGTTGCCAGGAAATGTTGAAATTACGACAAAAGATTCTAAAGTTAAAGTTTATAAAATTGAGACAGCAGAAGAATTGGTAATTGCAAGAGATACTTATAGATTAACAAAATAA
- the pta gene encoding phosphate acetyltransferase has protein sequence MVSSLLEQLKERAKKLEKTIILPETEDERVLRAAEKAMAEGVAKIALVGNEEELKAKAAELGVSLEGAIFYDPNNCKTIDEMAEQLRKRREKKGMTFETAKAILLSDPRFFGAMLVRQGRVDGMVAGSNSPTAHVLRAAILVIGPKPGLKTVSSSFIMITNATEFGDNGVFVYSDAGVIPNPTALQLADIAVSAAEKARFTAGIKEPKVAFLSYSTMGSADGESVTKVREAMEILRERDIDFEFDGELQLDAAIVPEVAASKAPNSKVAGHANVLIFPDLNAGNIGYKLTQRLAKAKALGPLIQGLASPVHDLSRGCNVDDIVEVVAITAVESEQ, from the coding sequence GTGGTAAGTAGCTTGTTAGAACAATTGAAAGAGAGAGCAAAAAAATTAGAAAAAACTATAATTTTACCTGAAACTGAAGATGAAAGAGTGTTAAGAGCGGCAGAAAAGGCTATGGCAGAAGGTGTAGCTAAAATTGCTTTAGTTGGAAATGAAGAAGAATTGAAGGCAAAAGCTGCAGAATTAGGTGTTTCATTGGAAGGAGCTATTTTCTATGATCCGAATAATTGTAAGACAATAGATGAAATGGCAGAACAATTGAGAAAAAGAAGAGAGAAAAAAGGTATGACATTTGAAACAGCAAAAGCTATCTTGTTGTCAGATCCAAGATTTTTTGGAGCGATGTTAGTTAGACAAGGAAGAGTTGATGGAATGGTTGCTGGATCAAATTCACCAACAGCACATGTGTTGAGAGCTGCAATTTTAGTTATTGGACCAAAACCAGGATTGAAAACGGTTTCGAGTTCATTTATAATGATTACGAATGCAACTGAATTTGGAGATAATGGAGTATTTGTTTATTCAGATGCGGGAGTTATTCCTAATCCTACAGCGTTACAATTGGCAGATATTGCAGTGTCGGCAGCAGAAAAAGCAAGATTTACAGCAGGAATTAAAGAGCCAAAAGTTGCGTTCTTGTCGTACTCGACAATGGGAAGTGCTGATGGAGAGTCAGTTACAAAAGTTAGAGAAGCAATGGAAATCTTGAGAGAAAGAGATATTGATTTTGAATTTGATGGAGAATTACAATTGGATGCAGCAATAGTTCCAGAAGTTGCAGCTTCAAAAGCACCTAATTCAAAAGTGGCTGGACATGCAAATGTATTAATTTTCCCTGACTTAAATGCAGGAAACATTGGATACAAATTAACACAAAGATTGGCAAAAGCTAAAGCATTGGGACCATTAATTCAAGGATTGGCAAGTCCAGTGCATGATTTGTCAAGAGGATGTAATGTGGACGATATCGTAGAAGTTGTAGCGATAACAGCGGTTGAATCAGAACAATAA
- the ftsY gene encoding signal recognition particle-docking protein FtsY translates to MALKNLFKFGRKKKKEDEFEKELEVAEELEEKKAQIEEEIKKEVSKISEEIVKDIDSSLEKVDKKIEKTKEKPKLKPLKDRLATPKKGFFGKLKEMLLGKTIDDDLYEELEELLIQSDIGMNMTIKLVEELEKSVAKKRLKTSEAVYEELKELLKEKLINNNKENTELKLKDGQLNIILVVGVNGVGKTTSIGKIAKKLKDEGKKVIIGAGDTFRAAAIEQVEEWGNRVGVEVIKQAHGSDPAAVIFDAVSTARNKNYDVVILDTAGRLHNKRDLMKELEKINKIIRQQSGQDEFETLLVIDSTTGQNGLEQARIFNEIVDLTGIILTKFDGTAKGGIIFPITAELEKPIKFIGVGEGIEDLRTFDTKEFVEAMFED, encoded by the coding sequence ATGGCTTTAAAAAATTTATTTAAATTTGGTAGGAAAAAGAAGAAAGAAGATGAGTTTGAGAAAGAGCTGGAAGTAGCAGAAGAATTAGAAGAAAAAAAGGCACAAATTGAAGAGGAAATAAAAAAAGAGGTTTCAAAAATTAGTGAGGAAATCGTAAAGGATATTGATAGTTCTTTAGAAAAAGTAGATAAAAAGATAGAAAAAACGAAGGAAAAACCGAAATTGAAACCTTTGAAAGATAGATTGGCGACACCGAAAAAGGGATTTTTTGGAAAATTGAAAGAGATGTTGCTTGGGAAGACGATAGACGACGATTTGTATGAAGAGTTGGAGGAATTGTTGATTCAATCAGATATTGGGATGAATATGACGATAAAGCTTGTTGAGGAGCTTGAAAAATCGGTTGCTAAAAAAAGATTGAAAACTTCGGAAGCAGTTTATGAAGAGTTGAAAGAATTGCTAAAAGAGAAATTGATTAATAACAATAAGGAAAATACTGAATTGAAGCTGAAAGATGGGCAGTTGAATATTATTTTGGTTGTTGGAGTTAATGGTGTTGGGAAAACGACTTCGATTGGAAAAATTGCGAAAAAATTGAAGGATGAAGGTAAGAAGGTAATTATTGGAGCTGGAGATACTTTTAGGGCTGCGGCGATTGAGCAAGTTGAAGAATGGGGAAACAGAGTTGGTGTTGAAGTTATAAAACAAGCTCATGGAAGTGACCCAGCAGCAGTTATTTTTGATGCAGTGAGTACAGCTAGAAACAAAAATTATGATGTTGTAATTTTGGATACGGCCGGAAGATTGCATAATAAGCGTGATTTGATGAAGGAATTAGAAAAAATTAATAAAATAATTAGACAGCAATCTGGACAAGATGAATTTGAGACATTGCTTGTAATTGATAGTACGACAGGGCAAAATGGACTTGAACAAGCGAGAATTTTTAATGAAATTGTTGATTTGACTGGAATTATTTTGACAAAATTTGATGGGACTGCTAAAGGTGGAATAATTTTCCCAATAACTGCGGAACTTGAGAAACCAATTAAGTTTATTGGGGTTGGAGAAGGAATTGAGGATTTGAGAACATTTGATACGAAGGAATTCGTTGAAGCGATGTTTGAAGATTAA
- the tsaB gene encoding tRNA (adenosine(37)-N6)-threonylcarbamoyltransferase complex dimerization subunit type 1 TsaB — MLTFAITTTTKLAGLSLHKNGKYLGEVKVEVAKTHSTKILEQLDRLFEWTGTTLDEVENVLVSIGPGSFTGVRIAIAVVKGLFFNKNVRFFEVNELDALAYQAFYQLKGVKNDIENVKIYSLIDSRKEKVYAAVYQVQKNLENEFELKQIKDYEVKKLDNIIEEINNSKNKENYLVGDAVLNYKGKIIEKIADKVKIFEDNSLKISTTTFTEMFFNEKLKETNIIDLKPDYLEKSQAERDKK; from the coding sequence ATGTTGACATTTGCGATAACGACAACGACTAAATTGGCAGGACTTTCGTTGCATAAAAATGGAAAGTATTTAGGAGAAGTGAAGGTTGAGGTTGCAAAAACTCATTCGACTAAGATTTTGGAGCAACTTGATAGATTGTTTGAGTGGACAGGAACGACGCTTGATGAAGTGGAAAATGTGCTTGTTTCGATAGGGCCAGGATCATTTACAGGTGTGAGAATAGCAATTGCAGTCGTGAAAGGTTTATTTTTTAATAAAAATGTGAGATTTTTTGAAGTGAATGAGTTGGATGCGTTGGCATATCAGGCTTTTTATCAATTGAAAGGCGTAAAAAATGATATTGAAAATGTGAAAATTTATTCGTTGATTGATTCACGAAAAGAAAAAGTTTATGCAGCAGTTTATCAAGTTCAGAAAAATTTAGAGAATGAATTTGAATTGAAACAGATTAAAGATTATGAAGTAAAAAAATTGGATAATATTATTGAGGAAATTAATAATTCTAAAAATAAGGAAAATTATTTAGTTGGGGATGCAGTTTTAAATTATAAGGGAAAAATTATTGAGAAAATAGCAGATAAAGTGAAGATTTTTGAGGATAATTCTTTGAAAATTAGTACGACAACATTTACAGAAATGTTTTTTAACGAAAAATTGAAGGAAACAAATATTATTGACTTAAAACCAGATTATCTGGAAAAATCACAGGCAGAAAGGGATAAAAAATAA
- the tsaE gene encoding tRNA (adenosine(37)-N6)-threonylcarbamoyltransferase complex ATPase subunit type 1 TsaE — translation MNRKVLNFEEIDELAVKMARKLRKGGCLGLIGDLGAGKTTFTKKICKEYNINENIKSPTFTYVIEYQSGDVTVYHFDAYRIINSEEIYEIGFEDYIGEENSVVIVEWANNIIDEMPEDTIYVEINHNGENTREVSVYQIEDGEKKYVDICDNDND, via the coding sequence ATGAATAGGAAAGTATTGAATTTTGAGGAAATAGATGAACTAGCAGTAAAAATGGCTAGGAAATTGAGAAAAGGTGGTTGTCTTGGGCTTATTGGAGATTTGGGAGCTGGGAAAACGACTTTTACGAAAAAGATTTGTAAAGAATATAATATAAATGAAAATATAAAAAGTCCAACTTTTACTTATGTTATTGAGTATCAGAGTGGAGATGTTACGGTTTACCATTTTGATGCGTATCGGATTATTAATTCTGAAGAAATTTACGAAATTGGATTTGAAGATTATATCGGTGAGGAAAATAGCGTGGTAATTGTAGAATGGGCGAATAATATAATTGACGAGATGCCAGAGGACACGATTTATGTGGAAATTAATCATAATGGAGAAAATACTCGAGAGGTATCAGTTTATCAAATAGAAGATGGAGAGAAAAAATATGTTGACATTTGCGATAACGACAACGACTAA
- the rfaE2 gene encoding D-glycero-beta-D-manno-heptose 1-phosphate adenylyltransferase, with translation MSFKDNLLTQEEMKEKIELFKKEGKKVVFTNGVFDILHIGHLTYLEEAKSLGDVLVVAVNSDASVKVNKGDKRPINSEENRAKMLLGTKFVDYTVIFNEKTPEKVLDLLKPDIHVKGGDYKKEDLPETKIVEKNGGEVKILSFVDNISTTEIINRILEAYK, from the coding sequence ATGAGTTTTAAAGATAATTTATTAACGCAGGAAGAGATGAAAGAGAAAATAGAATTGTTTAAGAAAGAGGGGAAAAAGGTTGTTTTTACAAATGGAGTGTTTGATATTTTGCATATTGGGCATTTGACTTATCTTGAAGAGGCGAAATCGCTGGGAGATGTATTGGTTGTGGCGGTTAACAGTGATGCTTCTGTGAAGGTAAATAAAGGAGATAAGCGACCGATAAATAGTGAGGAAAATAGAGCAAAAATGCTATTGGGTACGAAGTTTGTAGATTATACAGTTATTTTTAATGAGAAGACGCCTGAGAAAGTGCTTGATTTATTGAAACCTGATATTCATGTGAAGGGTGGAGATTATAAGAAAGAGGATTTGCCAGAGACGAAAATTGTTGAGAAAAATGGTGGAGAAGTGAAGATTTTGTCATTTGTGGACAATATTTCGACAACGGAGATTATAAATAGAATATTGGAAGCGTATAAGTAG
- a CDS encoding OmpA family protein, whose product MKKLVILGTALLALNAVASEVQVKGGYDYYREFKSGIGISGNKGEKLVKGPTAGVEYLFDNQGEFEWGVGSEYKFSNNSSKLKDKETKTKVLRTVPVYAVGKFNLITTKNGNDALYLLGRAGYNFAKESNVAKDAGIKAKGGLYTAAGVGTEFGPVSLEAIYERSDVKLKDTTTDLRTRNHIDSAGVRVGYRFGQLKNDRSPKIIEKTVVVPAPAPAPEPKPEVKPDIDTRNTVQLPFSCAANERKCVIRGFKVDGRVPNEAEASDLRTIAGIINQFADGGSIDFVGHTDSTGAAAYNQKLSVARAQNVARLLKEYGLKNTISYGTITGQGETNPVDTNETVQGRYNNRRVELFFQNVDFNNVKFINR is encoded by the coding sequence ATGAAAAAGTTAGTTATTTTAGGAACTGCCTTATTAGCATTAAATGCTGTTGCATCAGAAGTGCAAGTTAAAGGTGGATATGACTATTACAGAGAATTTAAATCAGGAATAGGAATTTCTGGAAATAAAGGAGAAAAATTAGTAAAAGGACCTACAGCAGGTGTTGAATATCTTTTCGATAACCAAGGTGAATTTGAATGGGGAGTTGGATCAGAATACAAATTCTCAAACAACTCATCTAAATTAAAAGATAAAGAAACTAAAACAAAAGTTTTAAGAACTGTTCCAGTTTATGCAGTAGGTAAATTTAACTTAATTACTACTAAAAATGGAAATGATGCTTTATACTTATTAGGTAGAGCAGGATACAACTTTGCTAAAGAAAGCAATGTTGCAAAAGATGCAGGAATTAAAGCTAAAGGTGGATTATACACTGCAGCAGGAGTTGGTACAGAATTTGGACCAGTTTCATTAGAAGCTATTTATGAAAGATCAGATGTTAAATTGAAAGATACAACTACTGATCTTAGAACAAGAAATCACATTGATTCAGCAGGAGTAAGAGTAGGATATAGATTCGGTCAATTGAAAAATGACAGATCACCTAAAATTATAGAAAAAACAGTTGTTGTGCCTGCACCAGCACCAGCACCAGAACCAAAACCAGAAGTAAAACCTGATATTGATACAAGAAATACAGTTCAATTACCATTTAGCTGTGCTGCTAATGAAAGAAAATGTGTAATTAGAGGATTTAAAGTTGATGGAAGAGTACCTAATGAAGCTGAAGCATCAGATTTGAGAACAATCGCAGGAATTATTAACCAATTCGCTGACGGTGGATCAATCGACTTCGTTGGACATACAGATTCAACTGGAGCAGCTGCTTATAACCAAAAATTATCAGTAGCAAGAGCTCAAAACGTAGCTAGATTATTGAAAGAATACGGATTGAAAAATACAATTTCTTACGGAACAATCACTGGACAAGGAGAAACTAACCCAGTTGATACTAACGAAACTGTTCAAGGAAGATACAACAACAGAAGAGTTGAATTATTCTTCCAAAACGTTGACTTTAACAATGTTAAATTCATCAACAGATAG
- the glyS gene encoding glycine--tRNA ligase subunit beta has protein sequence MNFLFEIGLEELPSRYVDEAESNLKKIAEKELKEERIAFSEIESFSTPRRVAIIVKDIAEKQADLDKKSVGPSVEIAYKDGALTKAGEGFIKSQGATPDDVKIIENEKGKYISIEKFIAGKPTKEVLPEILSNVIKKIEFEKSMKWSDRTFRFARPIKWFVTLLGTEVLPFEFEGLKGGNKTRGMRYFAPQDVEISNPDEYVSKLRENSVIARKADRKAEILKSIKENCENDGDVAIINNYLLEEVVNLVEYPFAIKGEFNPDYLDLPEDIITITMETHQRYFPVKDANGRLTNKFIVIRNAPEYSEVVKKGNEKVIEPRLADAKFFFDEDLKGKFADNVEKLKEVTFQKDMGTIYEKMQRSKKIAEYLTDELGYGAKKKNILRTVELSKADLVSNVIAEKEFTKLQGFMGSVYAEKQGEDREVALGIFEHYLPRYQNDILPTTIEGALAGIADKIDTVVGCYSVGLKPTSSKDPYALRRAVQGIIQVALDSKLELNYEKLVEKAYEIFAADKKVLDKDVVENVVELFKQRLSNVLGEKYSKDLISYEINLENNIVKLNDRLSVLLELSKTENFETLINLLKRVKNIVKDTKGETEISENLFEKDEEKAIFELGNELEFLENEEFANYIQVLLNNANVINNYFDNVIINVEDKKIKNNRISTLKKLENSIDKMINI, from the coding sequence TTGAATTTTCTTTTTGAAATAGGATTAGAAGAATTGCCTTCGAGATATGTAGACGAGGCTGAAAGTAATTTGAAAAAAATTGCGGAAAAAGAGTTAAAAGAAGAAAGAATTGCGTTTTCAGAAATAGAGTCTTTTAGTACGCCTAGAAGAGTGGCGATTATTGTTAAAGATATTGCTGAAAAACAAGCGGATTTGGATAAAAAAAGTGTTGGACCTTCAGTGGAAATCGCTTATAAAGATGGAGCATTGACAAAAGCTGGAGAAGGATTTATAAAATCACAAGGAGCGACACCTGATGATGTAAAAATTATCGAAAATGAAAAAGGGAAATATATTTCAATTGAAAAATTTATTGCTGGAAAACCTACAAAAGAAGTGTTGCCAGAAATATTGTCGAATGTTATTAAAAAAATCGAGTTTGAAAAATCAATGAAATGGTCAGATAGAACATTTAGATTTGCAAGACCGATAAAATGGTTTGTGACTTTGCTTGGAACAGAAGTATTGCCTTTTGAGTTTGAAGGATTAAAAGGTGGAAACAAAACTCGTGGAATGAGATATTTTGCACCACAAGATGTTGAAATTTCAAATCCTGACGAATATGTTTCAAAATTGAGAGAAAATAGTGTAATTGCTAGAAAAGCTGATAGAAAAGCAGAAATTTTGAAAAGTATAAAAGAAAATTGTGAAAATGATGGTGATGTTGCAATTATCAATAATTATTTATTGGAAGAAGTTGTGAATTTGGTGGAATATCCTTTTGCGATAAAAGGTGAGTTCAATCCTGATTATTTGGACCTTCCAGAAGATATTATTACGATAACTATGGAAACACACCAAAGATATTTTCCAGTGAAAGATGCAAATGGAAGATTGACAAATAAATTTATTGTAATTAGAAATGCACCTGAGTATTCGGAAGTTGTGAAAAAAGGTAATGAAAAAGTTATCGAGCCAAGACTTGCTGATGCAAAATTCTTCTTTGACGAAGATTTAAAAGGTAAATTTGCCGATAATGTGGAAAAATTAAAAGAAGTTACATTCCAAAAAGATATGGGAACAATTTACGAAAAAATGCAAAGAAGTAAAAAAATCGCTGAATATTTGACAGATGAATTGGGATATGGAGCGAAAAAGAAAAATATCTTAAGAACAGTGGAACTTTCAAAAGCAGACTTGGTTTCGAATGTAATTGCAGAAAAAGAATTTACAAAATTACAAGGATTTATGGGATCAGTTTATGCTGAAAAACAAGGTGAAGATAGAGAAGTAGCACTTGGAATTTTTGAACATTATTTGCCAAGATACCAAAACGATATTTTGCCGACAACTATTGAAGGAGCATTAGCTGGAATTGCTGATAAAATCGACACTGTAGTAGGTTGTTATTCAGTAGGTTTAAAACCAACAAGTTCAAAAGATCCTTATGCGTTGAGAAGAGCAGTTCAAGGAATCATTCAAGTAGCATTGGATTCTAAATTAGAGTTAAATTACGAAAAATTAGTCGAAAAGGCTTACGAAATTTTTGCAGCTGACAAAAAAGTGTTGGATAAAGATGTTGTGGAAAATGTGGTAGAATTGTTTAAACAAAGATTATCAAATGTTTTAGGTGAAAAATATAGTAAAGACTTGATTTCATATGAAATTAATCTTGAAAACAATATCGTAAAATTAAATGACAGATTATCAGTGTTATTGGAATTATCAAAAACAGAAAATTTCGAAACATTAATTAACTTATTGAAAAGGGTAAAAAATATAGTTAAAGATACCAAAGGTGAAACTGAAATTTCAGAAAACTTATTTGAAAAAGACGAGGAAAAAGCAATATTTGAATTAGGAAATGAATTGGAATTTCTTGAAAATGAAGAATTTGCAAATTACATTCAAGTTTTATTGAATAATGCAAATGTAATTAATAACTATTTCGATAACGTTATAATTAATGTTGAAGATAAAAAAATTAAAAATAATAGAATTTCTACATTGAAAAAATTAGAAAATTCTATTGATAAAATGATAAATATTTAA
- a CDS encoding AAA family ATPase produces the protein MKLTINNIGKLKNAEVVIDGITVITGENDTGKSTVGKVLWSVFNGFYEIDEKVYNEKVSELEKIIDEIIKENVYKNLSMDYNSFFEIFNSTREKIAIELLKNNKNYSEDEIKIIINNYKKDLKIENISNFVQKINETLKISDKEIIKVIVSRIMNKEFHNQINAVFSKEKMNIGEISLKIKDKEIDLKIENNEISDVQNYFLINKETMYIDNPFILDSYDFEGENHQTHLATNVFSENENSVISEIKVKKKLNNIYQKLNSVLSGEILENKNSKFVYRKNGEDIDLKNLSTGLKTFAIIKMLLQNGTLEENGTIILDEPEIHLHPEWQLKFAELIVLLQREFGMHILLTTHSPYFLNAIEVFSERHKIDDKCKYYVAENEGNSSIIKDVTGNTREIYRKLARPIQDLENIRYSSDLDE, from the coding sequence ATGAAACTAACAATAAACAATATCGGGAAATTAAAAAATGCTGAAGTTGTAATTGATGGAATAACGGTTATCACTGGTGAAAATGATACTGGGAAAAGTACGGTTGGGAAAGTTTTGTGGAGTGTTTTTAATGGATTTTATGAAATTGATGAGAAAGTTTATAATGAAAAAGTTTCTGAGTTAGAAAAAATTATAGATGAAATCATAAAAGAAAATGTTTATAAAAATCTTTCAATGGATTATAATTCTTTTTTTGAAATTTTTAACAGTACGAGGGAAAAAATTGCTATTGAACTTTTAAAAAATAATAAAAATTATTCAGAAGATGAGATAAAAATTATAATTAATAATTATAAAAAAGATCTAAAAATTGAAAATATTTCAAATTTTGTTCAAAAAATAAATGAAACTTTAAAAATTTCAGACAAAGAAATCATAAAAGTTATTGTTTCACGAATTATGAATAAAGAATTTCATAATCAAATTAATGCCGTTTTTTCTAAAGAAAAAATGAATATTGGAGAAATAAGTCTTAAAATAAAAGATAAAGAAATAGATTTAAAAATTGAAAATAATGAAATTTCAGATGTTCAAAATTATTTTTTAATAAATAAAGAAACAATGTATATTGACAATCCATTTATTTTGGATAGTTATGATTTCGAGGGTGAGAATCACCAGACACATTTAGCAACCAATGTTTTTTCAGAAAACGAAAATAGTGTTATTTCTGAAATAAAAGTGAAGAAAAAATTGAATAATATTTACCAAAAATTAAACAGTGTTTTGAGTGGAGAAATTTTGGAAAATAAAAATTCTAAATTTGTTTACAGAAAAAATGGTGAAGATATTGACTTAAAAAATTTATCTACAGGGCTTAAAACTTTTGCAATTATAAAAATGTTATTGCAAAATGGAACTTTGGAAGAAAATGGAACAATAATTCTTGATGAGCCAGAAATTCATTTACATCCAGAATGGCAACTAAAATTTGCTGAATTGATAGTTTTATTGCAAAGAGAGTTTGGAATGCATATTTTATTGACAACACATAGTCCATATTTTTTAAATGCAATTGAAGTTTTTTCGGAACGACATAAAATTGATGATAAATGTAAATATTATGTGGCTGAAAATGAAGGAAATAGTAGTATTATAAAAGATGTAACAGGAAATACAAGAGAAATTTATAGAAAATTAGCAAGACCGATTCAGGATTTAGAAAATATTAGATATAGCAGTGATTTAGATGAGTAA
- the glyQ gene encoding glycine--tRNA ligase subunit alpha, with amino-acid sequence MTFQEIILTLQKFWGEKGCVIGNPYDVETGAGTFNPDTFLMSLGPEPWNIAYVEPSRRPKDGRYGENPNRVYQHHQFQVIMKPSPENIQELYLESLVALGIDPKEHDIRFVEDNWESPTLGAWGLGWEVWLDGMEVTQFTYFQQVGGLEVEIVPSELTYGLERIALYLQNKDDVKDLEWTKGVKYGERRFQFEYEMSKYSFEVADVPMHFQLFDMYEKEALNCLNHNLVLPAYDYVLKCSHTFNNLDARGAISTTERMSYILRVRDLAKKCAEQFVATRKELGYPLLKK; translated from the coding sequence ATGACTTTTCAGGAAATTATATTAACTCTTCAAAAATTTTGGGGAGAAAAAGGTTGTGTAATTGGGAATCCTTATGATGTGGAAACTGGAGCGGGGACTTTTAACCCTGATACATTTTTGATGTCATTAGGACCAGAACCTTGGAATATTGCGTATGTTGAGCCATCGAGAAGACCAAAAGATGGAAGATATGGAGAAAATCCAAATAGAGTTTATCAACATCACCAATTTCAAGTAATAATGAAACCATCGCCAGAAAATATACAAGAATTATATTTAGAAAGTTTGGTTGCACTAGGAATTGATCCGAAAGAGCATGATATAAGATTTGTAGAGGATAACTGGGAAAGTCCTACATTAGGAGCATGGGGACTTGGATGGGAAGTATGGTTAGATGGAATGGAAGTAACTCAATTTACTTATTTCCAACAAGTTGGAGGATTAGAAGTTGAAATTGTTCCATCAGAATTAACTTATGGACTTGAAAGAATCGCACTTTATTTACAAAATAAAGATGATGTAAAAGATTTAGAGTGGACAAAAGGTGTAAAATACGGAGAAAGAAGATTCCAATTCGAGTACGAAATGTCGAAATACAGCTTTGAAGTAGCCGATGTGCCAATGCACTTCCAATTATTCGATATGTATGAAAAAGAAGCATTAAATTGCTTGAATCATAACTTGGTATTACCAGCTTACGATTATGTGCTAAAATGTTCACACACATTTAACAATCTTGACGCAAGAGGTGCAATCAGTACAACAGAAAGAATGTCTTACATCTTAAGAGTAAGAGATTTAGCTAAAAAATGTGCCGAACAATTTGTGGCGACAAGAAAAGAATTGGGATATCCATTGTTGAAAAAATAA